The Duganella sp. BuS-21 sequence CTCCAGCGGATAGCCGCCCCAGATATTGCCCTTGTTGCCGATGTAGGCGGTGGTGATCGGCACGCCGTTCTGCAGCATCAGGATCTGCGGCGTGTAGGCGCTGACGATGCCGCGCACCACGTACAGCGGCGAATAGCTGTTCGGCGTGCGGTTGACGTGGATGCCGGCGACGCTTTCCAGCACCTGATCGAGGTCGGTCGCTCCCATGGCGGCGATGTCGGCCGCCGTAATGACCGAGGCCACGGCAGGCGCGCGGCGCAGCGCCTGCAGGTTGCCGGTGGCGATGCTGACGCTGTCGCCGGCGCCGTACACCAGCGCCAGTTCGTCTTCGTCGGCAACCGGGCCGGCGTGGGCGGCGTTGATCGCGAACAGCGGCAGGGTGAGAGCTGCCGTGGCGTACAGCCTTTGGGCGCTCGACTTGTTCAAGGTGCTGTCTCCGTATTGAGTTTTTTGATGGCGCGTCTCGCCAGCTCTTCGAATTGTTCCGCCGGCACGGCCGGGCTCAGATGGTAGCCCTGCATCATGTCGCATGATCGTCGCGCCAGGAAGGCCATCTGCGCATCGGTTTCCACGCCTTCCGCCACCACGTGCAAACGCAGGCTGTGGGCCAGCGCGATGATGGCGCTGACGATGGCGGCGTCGTCGGAATCCTGCGGCAGGTCCTGCACGAAGGAGCGGTCGATCTTGATGATGTCGACCGGGAAGCGCTTCAGGTAGGACAGCGAGGAATAGCCGGTGCCGAAATCGTCGATCGACAGGCGCACGCCCAGCTCGCGCAGGCGGTGCAGCGCGGCCAGCGTGTCCTGGGCGTTTTCCATCAGCGTGCTCTCGGTGATCTCCAGTTCCAGCAGGTGCGGCGGCAGGCCGGTGTCGGCCAGCACCGCTTCCACCGAGGCGGCGAAGTCTTTTTGCAGCAGCTGGCGCACCGACAGGTTGACTGCCACGCGCATCTCGGGCAGGCCGTTGCGGATGAATTGCTGCAGCTGCGCGCAGGCGGTGCGCAGCACCCAGTCGCCGAGCTGGTTGATGATGCCGGTTTCCTCGGCCAGCGGAATGAAGTCGGCCGGCGGAATCATGCCGCGCACCGGATGGCGCCAGCGCACCAGCGCCTCCATGCCGATGATGCGACCGCTGGCCAGGCAGGCCTGCGGCTGATAGAACACTTCCAGCTGGTGCCGTTGTTCCATGGCCCGTCGCAGGTCGCTCTCCAGCCGCACATGCTCGGAGATGGAGTGCTCCATCGACGACTCGTAGAACTGGAAGCCGGTGTTGGTGCGCTTGGCGCGGTACATGGCGCTGTCGGCGTGCTTGACCAGCGTGGCGACGTCGCCGCCGTCGTGCGGGAACATGGCGATGCCGACGCTGGCGGTGACGAAGATCTCGTGGCCGTCGATCGGGAACGGCGCGGCCAGCGCGCGCACGATGTTGTGGGCGGCGGTGGCGGCGGCCGCAGGGCTGTCCAGTTCATTCAGGACGACGGTGAATTCGTCGCCGCCCAGCCGCGCCACGCTGTCGTCGGCGCGCACGGTCTGGCGCACGCGCTGGGCCACGCCTTGCAGCAGGCGGTCGCCGACGTCGTGCCCCAGGTTGTCGTTGACGTATTTGAAGCGGTCCAGGTCCATGAACAGCACCGCCACCTGCTGGCCGGCGGCGCGCGCGCGGTCGATGCTCTTGCCCAGCAGTTCAAAGAACAGCGTGCGATTGGGCAGGCTGGTCAACACGTCGTTGTAGGCCAGGTGGCGGATGCGCTTCTCGGCGCGGTTGGCTTCGATGATGCGGCGCACCCGCTGCGACAGCACGGCGTAGTGGATAGGCTTGGGAATGTAATCGCTGGCGCCGGCGGCGAAGGCCCGCTCCACCGAGGAGTTGTCCTGCAGCGCCGTGATCATCAGCACTGGAATGTCGGCGCCGTTCGGCAGTTCCTGCATGCGGGCGCAGGCCGTGAAGCCGTCCATCACCGGCATCATGGCGTCCATCAGGATCACGTCGGGCTGGAAGCGGGTCAGCATGGCCAGGGCCTGCTGGCCATCCGATGCTTCCTCGACGCGGAAGCCGTCGCGTTGCAGCGTGTGGCGCAGGGTGCTGCGGGTGCTGCGGTCGTCGTCCACCACCAGCACTTGCGGCGTGTCCTCGCTCAGGTGCAGGGCGTCCGCATCGGCATAGTTCAGTTCCGCGCGCAGGAAGGCGGCTACCGCCTGGTACTGTTCATTCAGCGGCTGCAGCAGCGGCAGGATGCTTTCCGGCTGGCCGGCGGAGGCGAACTGCTCGGCTTCGTGCGCCAGCTGCGCCAGCGTCTTGGCGCCGAAGTTGCCGGACGAGCCTTTCAGCGAGTGGGCGTGGATGCGTGCGGCTTCCGCGTCGCCAATGCGCACCGCTTGCGCCAGTTCGTCCAGGCATGCCGGGGCGTCTTCAAGATAGGGCGTGACCGCATGCGGCAGCGAGTCGCCCAGCACGTCGCGCAGCTTGTCGAATACTTCGAGGTCGACCGGCGCCTGGCCGGCGGCGCGCGGCGCGTGGATGCGCGGGGCGCTGGCCGGGGCTGCGGCGTCCATGGCGCCGGCCGCGGTGGCGGACGGACCGCCATGCGGCAGCCATTTTTCCAGCTTGTGGCGCAGTTCGACCAGGGTGATCGGCTTGGCCAGGTAATCGTCCATGCCGGCGGCCAGGCATTTTTCGGCGTCGCCGCTTTGCGTGTTGGCGGTCATCGCCACCAGCGGCGTGCGGCGGCCCAGCGCCTGTTCGGCCAGGCGGATGTGGGCGGTGGCTTCGTAGCCGTCCATTTCAGGCATGCTGCAATCCATCAGGATCAGGTCGAAGCGCTCGCGCTGGGCGGCGCGCACGGCTTCCACACCGTCGGCGGCGAATTCGCACACGCAGCCGTTCATGGCCAGCATGCCGGCGGCGACCATCTGGTTGGTGCGGTTGTCTTCGGCGATCAGCACGCGGAACTGGCGCGGCGGCAGCGCGCGCGGTGCTCCATGCGGGACCGTCGCCGCCAGCACCTGCGCTTCCACCTGCGCCTGTATCTGCAATGGCGGCGCGGTGCTGCTCGGGATCGAGAAGCTGAACGTGGTGCCGCTGCCGGCCACGCTGCGCACGCCGATCTCGCCGCCCAGCAGCTCCACCAGCTGCTTGCAGATCGCCAGGCCAAGGCCGGTGCCGCCGTAGCGGCGCGTGGCGCTCGGGTCGGGCTGCATATAGGCCTCGAACAAGCGACGCTGCACGTCTTCGCTCATGCCGATGCCGGTGTCGCGCACTTCAAACGCCAGCATCAGCGGTTCGGCGGCGGCCAGGGCCACACTGATAGTCACTTCGCCGCGCTCGGTGAACTTGACGGCGTTGCCGGCCAGGTTGATGAGGATCTGGCGCAGGCGCAGGGAATCGCCGATCACGTGGTCCGGCACATCGGCGGCCACGATCCAGCCGACACCCACGCCTTTTTGCTGGGCCGGGCGGCCCAGCAGTTCCACCACTTCGGCCAGCAGCGCGGCCAGGCTGAATTCCGCTTCTTCCAGCGTCAGCTTGCCCGCTTCCATCTTGGAAAAGTCGAGGATGTTGTTGATCAGCGCGATCAGGGTGCGCGAGGAGTTCCAGGCCACGTCGACGAATTCCTGCTGGCGCGGCGTGAGGCGGGTTTCCTTCAGCATGTCCAGCATGCCGACCACGCCGTTGAGCGGCGTGCGCACCTCGTGGCTGACGGTGGCCGCGAACTGCGCCTTCATTTGCGCCATGTTGACGGCGGCGTCGCGCGAGCCCTTGAGTTCTTCTTCGCGCTGCTCCAGCACATTCATCATCTGGTTGAAGGCCTGTCCCATTTCGATCAGGTCGCGCGGGCCGGCCGGTGTGGCGCGCATGCCTGATTCGCCGGCTTCGGCGCGCCGCATCAGGCGCGAGAGCGCGTTGAGGGGATTGAGCATGTGGCGCGTGAGCAGGCGCGCCACCACCAGCAACAGGACCGCGAACGACAGGGTCAGCCCCAGGTTCCCCAACAACAGCGACCAGGTCAACTTGTTCAGCGTGGCCTTGGATAGCTGCACGTGCACATAGCCGAGCAGCTGTTGCTGGCTATCCTGCAATTCGAACGGCGAAGCCTCTGCCTGGCCGCCGTAGACCGGCGCGGCAAACACCCAGCCGTCGGCGTTTTCGCCGGCCATGGCCGCATGGGCCGGCGGTGCGGCGCCGAAGATGGCGGCGTCCAGCCTGGCGCCGCCCTGGGCGCGCGACAGCAGCACTTTGCGGCGCGCATCCATGATCTGCAGGCCCGCAACGTCCGGGAAGGCCAGCGTGGCGTTGACCACGTCGCGCGCGTTTTCGGCGGAGTGGAACAGCAGCGCCAGCGTGCTTTGGCGCGCAAGGTTGTCGGCGATGCGCTGGCCCTGGTCGATGAAGTGGTCGCGCATGCGCGAATTGGCGGCCCAGGCGTTCATCAGGGCCGAGAACACGGCCAGCCCGAGAATCGCGGCGGAGACGATGAGGGTGAGCTGGCGTTGGAATCCGGTGCGGCGCAGGAAGTTGCGTATCATTCTGATTGCGCTCACGGTTGGGGGTAGACGAAATCGAAGCTGCGCTGCTGCAGCGCGCCCAGATTCAGGCCGATGTGGCTGGCCGTGCGCAGATTGATCGCGGTTTGCAGTTCACGCAGCGGCACCAGCGGACGGCGGCGCACTTCGCCGGCGATCACGCCCATCGCCGATGCGGCCAGGGTGCGGCCCAGCTCCACGTTGTCCGGCAGCATGGCGAACAGCGCGCCTTTTTTCACGTGCAGGACATTGCTGGAGAAGAGGGGCAGATTGCTGTTCCATGATTCGCGCAGCACCAGCGGCAGGATGGTGCTTTCTTCCACCGTGGTGCTGTCGTGCGGCAGCCAGATGGCGTCGTGGCGGTTGTCGGCGCTGGCAATCAGCTGGCTATACAGCTTGGCGGCGCTGGCCAGGTCGCCCGCCACGTGGGCCGATAGTTCGATGTTCTGCGCCCTGGCCGCCTCCCGCGCGAGGCGGATCAGCCAGTCCGATTTCTGCGGGTTGTATACCACCACGATACGGCGCAGCTCCGGCAGCAGCACGCGCAGGCGCGAGAACAGCATGGCCGGATCGGGCGTCATGCTGATGCCCATCACGTTTTCCGATTCCGACAGCAGCAGCACGCCGCCGGCCAGCACCGAGATTTCGCGGTCGAAGCCGGCCGTGGCGTTCAGCCCCTGGCGGCCGAGTGCAATCACGACCTTGGTGCCGCTGCGCTTGAGGGTGCTATTCAGTTCCACCGTATCGGCTTTAGGATCGACCGGGTAGGCCCGCACCTTGAATTTGATGCGGTCTTCTATGCCCTGGATCATGGCCAGGAAGGCGGAGCGGAACGGCTCCTCCACATTCGGGTAGACCACGGCGATGCTGCCCTTGTTGAGCGAGGCTTGCAACTCGGGACGGCGGAACTGGTCTTCCAGTTGCGAGAGGGTGACGGGACGCACGTCCGGCCGCAGCGGCGGCTCGATGGTAACCACTTCCAGCGGCTCGATCAGCATGCCGGTATCGGCGCTAGCGATGGCGGCGGAGGCCACTGCGGTACCCGATTGCAGAATGGATCCACTCGCTTGCGCAGCACCGCCGGAGATCAGCAGTGACGAGACAATCAATACGGCGGCAAGCAGGGCGGTTTTAAAATTTTTCATCAGGCTATCGTTACTGCACCTGTGGCGAACAGCGCCCTTAAGATGCTTTCATAGTATAAGTCGAGTCTTTGCCAAAACGGAAAGAAATTCAAGTAGTTGGCGTTGTTGGCTGACGACAATGAAAGCGCTTCCACATGATATAGAATGGGCGCTTTGGCAACACTCTATCTTAAATTTCATGCCCGCCTCCAAAACGCCGATCCGTACGCCGCCCATGTTCAACCTTGCGTGGCCTCTGCTGGTGGAGCTGGGACTGGCGATCGCCTCCAGCGTGGTGGGCACGGCGCTGGCCGCGCGCATCTCGGACGAGGCGGGCGGCGCGTTCGCCATCGCCAGCCAGGTCTCGGCCGCGCTGTTCATTTTGTTCCGCATCATCGGCGCCGGCGTCAGCGTGGTGGTCACGCAGAATCTGGGCGGCGGCCAGCGCGAAGCGGCCGACAAGGTGGCCTGCGCGGTGGTCGGCGCCAGCACCTGGCTGGGCGCCATCACCGGCCTGATTGCGATGGTCGGCGCGAACGGCCTGCTGCACCTGTTGAATACGCCGGCCGAAGTGTTGCCGCTGGCTGCGCCGTTCCTGGTCGCCTTGGGGCCGGCCATGCTGTTCGACGCCTGGAATGCTTCCATGGCCGGCGTGATGCGCGCCCACCTGCGCACGCGCGACACGCTGGTGGTGCTGATTATCATGCACGTCAGCCATTTGCTGCTGGCGCTGCCCATGATGTACGGCTGGGGGCCGGTGCCGGCCATGGGCCTGCCCGGCTACGCCGTGGCGCTGGCCATCAGCCGCATGATCGGCCTGGCGCTGCACCTGCTGATGTGGCGCGTGCACCTGCACATCTCGGTGGCGCGCGACGACTGGTGGCGCCTGCCGCGCCGCGAGCTGGCGGCGGTGCTGCATATCGGCCTGCCGGGAGCGGCGGAGAATATCGCCTGGCGCCTGGCCTTCATGGTCAGCGTGGCGACGGCGGCGGAACTGGGCGCCAGGGCGCTGGCCACCCAGGCCTATGTGCTGCAGTTGATGGGCGGGGTGATGATGTTCAGTATCGCCACCGGGCTGGCGGTGGAAATCGTGGTCGGTTACCTGATCGGCGCCGGCCGGCTGCGCGAAGCGCACAAGGTGGTGAAACGTTCGCTGGCGCGCGGGCTGGTGGTGTGCGTGCTGATCGCCGGCGCGGCCGCGCTGTCCGGGCCATGGCTGCTGGGCTGGTTCACGCGGGACCGCGAAATCATCGCGGCCGGTGCCACGCTGTTGTGGATTACGGTGCTGCTGGAGCCGGGCCGCACCTTCAACCTGGTGGTGATCAACGCCTTGCGCGCGTCCGGCGATGCGCGCTTTCCGGTGATGGCGGGAGCGTTCTCGATGCTGTTCGTGCTGGCCGGCGGCAGCTGGCTGCTCGGCGTGGTGCTGGGCTGGGGCCTGCCCGGCGTGTGGATCGCCTACGCCGCCGATGAATGGATCCGTGGCCTGATTATGTGGCGGCGCTGGCAAACCCACGCCTGGGTGCCGCATGCGCGCACCTCGCGCAAGCGGCTGCGGCCCGACATCGTGGTCGAAGGCTAGGCCGCGTTCCAGGCTTACTGCACGGTGAGGATGACCTTCACGCTGTCGTCCACCGCCGACTTCTCGATATAGCCGATGGCGCTGGTGTCGGCCGCCACCGCCTTCTTCACCTCCGCGCTGGAGCCGTATTCCTTGGGCGCTGTGGCCTTGCCGGTGAATACCAGCTTGGACCAGATGGCCTTCACCTGGGTGCTGTCCTTGTCCAGCACCTTCTTGTAAAACTCGTTGCGCAGCGGGCCGTCGGCATGTTCGACGGGCGTGAACAGCGTTGATTTACCGAGGAAGAACTGGGCCGCCTGTTCGCTGAACATGCGCGTGGCCGGGTTTTTCGGATTGACGATGACCACCAGTTCCGCCGCAAAGACAGGGGCTGCGGCCAGCCATACGCCCGCTGCCAGCAGCAGCTTGCCGATCGTGTTATGCATGGCACTCTCCTTAGAAGACGAAATCGATGCCTGCGGCATAAACGTTGACGCTGCTGCCTGCGAAGCCAGGCTTGGCGTTGATGAAGTAGCCGTTGCCTTCGCGCGTCTTGATGCGGTCCATCTGGATCTTGAACGCGGCCGACTTGTAGAAGTCCCAGCGCAGCCCGATCGCCGTGGTCGATTGCAGGCCGCCCTTGATGGCGCCGTTGATGGCGGCGCCCAGCGGCGCCAGCGGGCCGGTGGTCGGCAGGGTGGAGAAGCTGCGGCGGCTGTCCTGCTTGACGTCGCCGTGCATCACGTAGGGAACGAACTTGCCGTAGCGGTAGCCCGCCATCACGTACCAGGAGCTGGTGTCCTGCACCAGCCGCGTGTCGGTCTTGCGCTTGGCGTATTCGGCCTGGCCGACGATGTTGTTGTAGTCCATGCTGATGCCGGCCGAATTGAAGGTACCCTTGATGTCGGTCAGCGGCAGTTCGGCCAGGATGCTGGTCAGGCCGACGTTGCGCACCGTGGTCACCAGGCCATTCAGGCTGGCGTTTTCATACAGTCCGAAGGTAGCGCGCGAGTGGCCCAGGCGGTAGGTGAACGCGCCGTTTTCCAGCACCACCTGGGTCGACACCACGGGCTTGAATTCGATGTAGTAATTGCCCGGCGCGCGCACCTTGCTGCGGCCTACCGCCGCCTGCGCGGTCAGGGTGCTGTCGCCGAAACTGTGCTGGTAGATGATGTCGGCGCCGTCGGTGTTGTCGGCCGTGACCTGGCGATACACCTCGTTGGGCGGGCGCAGCATGATGTTGGCGTAGCCGACGTTGCGCACGTCCGAGATCATGTATACCGGCAGGCCGATGCGGCCCAGGCGCAGCGAGAATTCGTCATTCAGCTTGATCTTGGCGAAGGCCCAGGCCAGCTCCGCGCCGAACTGGTCGTTGTTGCCGTTCTTGCGCACCAGGCCCTGTATGGTGAACGAGACGTTGTCGCTGTACTTGGCGGTGGCCTGCAGGCCGAGGTTGGAGTCGACGCCGGGGCGGGCATCCTTGCCGACGCCGGCCGCCTGGTTGGTGCGGTTGAATTCAGCCTGGTCGGAATTGGTCATGGTCAGGGCGCCGGTGCCGAAGCCGCTGACGGTGATGGGCATGCCATCTTGCGCATGGGAGTTGAGGGTTAGCGTGCTGAGAATCGCGAGGGTGATAACGGCGAGCGAGGGTTGTTTCATCGTGTCTCCCATCCATGTTTATTGTGTGGTCCGGCTTTTTTAGTATGGATGTTTTGGCGATAAATGTCACAATTGCGTTGTGACTTGGCAACAATATCGCACATGAGAGCGCTTCCATGTGATGCAAACAGCAAGCTTAGCTAAAGGGTATCCGCCAGATTCTCGGCGTGCTGCTGGTGGCCTAGCTGGACTTGCATGACACAATTCCGTCCGCTGTCCTTGGCGCGGTACAGGGCCTGGTCGGCGGCCTTGATCAGCAGCTCCGGCCCCTGTTTGTCGCTCGGGACGATGGCGGCCACGCCGATGCTGACCGTGACGCAGCCACGGCCGGTCACGCTGCGTTCGTGCGGTATGGCCAGTGCCTCGATCGCCGCGCGGATTTTCTCCGCCATCTCGGCCGCCTGCACGGCGCCGTTGAGCGGCGCGATGAAGGCGAATTCCTCGCCGCCGTAGCGCGCCGCCACATCGGCGGCGCGGTGTACGCCGTCGCCCAGCACGCACGCCACCTGGCGCAGGCAGGCATCGCCGGCCTGGTGGCCGTAGCTGTCGTTGTATAGCTTGAAGCAGTCGACATCGACCATGGCCAGGGCCAGCGGTTCACCGGCGCGCTGGGCGCGGCCCCATTCGCGCGCCAGCGCCTCGTCGAAGCTGCGGCGATTGGCCAGGCCGGTCAGCGCATCGGTGGAGGAAAGGGCGGTCAGCTTGCGGTTGGATTCCTCCAGCTCCTTGGTGCGCAGCGCCACCAGTGCTTCGAGGCGCTGCGCGCGCCGGTGCAGCGCCTGTACACGCAGCCGGTACAGAATCGCCATGGCGACGATCACCAGCAGGATTGCACCGGTACGGAACCACCAGGTGCTCCAGAACGGCGGCGTCACAGTGATCGGCAGGACGAACTCCTTGCTGACCATGCCCTTGTGGGTGTAGGCCAGCAGATGGAAGCGATAGCTGCCCGGCGCCAGATTGGTGTAGCTGGCGACCGGCTGGCTGGCGTCGGCCCGCACCCATTGGCGGTCGAAACCCTCCATCCAGTAGGCGTAGGAGTTGCGCTTGGGCGCGGCGTAGTGCAGGGCGGCGAATTCCAGCGTCAGCACGGCGGCGCTCCATGGCACGGTCAGGGCGCGCGGCTGGGTCACCGGGCCCTCCAGTATCACGCCTTCGGGACGCTGGCCCTGGCTCAGCGAGCGCTCGTAGATGCGGATGTCGCTGATGGTGGCCGGCGGCACGGTCGGCGTGCGCAGCGGCAGCTCCGGGTAGACGGCGGTGATGCCGGTGGTGCCGCCGAAATACAGGCGGCCGTCGCTGGTGCGGGCCGACGACGACTGGTGCAGGCCGTCGGTCAGCCCATCGTCGGCGGAGTACTGGGTGAAGGCGCCGGTGTTGGGGTCGAGCCGCGACAGGCCGCGCACGGTGCTGATCCAGAGGATGCCGGCGCGGTCGCTTTCGATCGATTCGATCAGCACCGGGCCGGGATCTCCGGGACCGGTGTAGCGATGGAATTGCGGCGTGCCGTCCTTGCCCGGCACCATGCGGTTCAAGCCGCGCGCGGTGCCGATCCAGATGGTGCCGACCATGTCCTCGTACAGGCAGGTGATCTTGTCGCTGCTGATGCTGTCGGGCCGCTGCGGATCGTGGCGGAAGTGCTGGAAGCGGCCGTCGTTGTTGGCCATCATATCGAGTCCGCTGCCGCGGAAAAACTCGCCGACCCAGACCCGCCCCTGCGCGTCTTCCAGCACCGCGCTGGCTTCGCTGATGCTGCGGCTGTCCGGCTGGCCGTCGGTGTGGACGTAGCGCAGCATGGCGCCGCCGGCCGGGTCGTAGCGCATCAAGCTGGCGCCGGTGCCCAGCCACAGCACGCCGCCGCGTCCCGGCGCGATGGTGTTGACGAAGTTGTCGGCCGCGATATCGAAACGCACGGCGGACAGGCGGCCGCTACGCGGGTCCAGGCGGTTCAGTCCTTTGGAGGTGCCGACCCACAGCGGTCCGTTTTCCGGTTGCTGATACAGGCTGTAGACCGAGTTGTGATTCAGCGCGCCGTTGCTGCTGGTGGCGCTGTAGTGCTGGACGATGCGCTTGGCCGTTGGCTCGAACAGCAGCAGGCCGTCGTCCACGCCCAGCCACAGGCCGCCGTCCTGCGCGGCCGCCATGCTGCGCACGAAGTTCGAGGACGGGAAACTCTCCGGCGCGATGTCGCGCGGGATGATGCGTTCCAGGCCGTAGTTGCCCAGGTTGGCGCGCCACACGCCGTCGGTGAAGCTGCCCAGCCACAGGGTGCCGTTGCGGTCCTCCATCACCGCGTTGACGGCGTTACTGGGCACGCTATGCTTGTCTTCCGCGCGATGGGTGTAGGTCTGCACGTGGACCATGTCCAGCGTCCAGCGCAGCAGGCCTTCGGTGCGGGTGCTGACCCAGACGTTGTGGTGATTGTCGAAATAGATGGCGTTGACGCGGCCGCGCACGCCGTCCAGGCGCCGGCGTTCGCTCCAC is a genomic window containing:
- a CDS encoding diguanylate cyclase; the protein is MRLPGFSFCFLLLVCLLAPCRAAAPAKLPLTFEAMESLGPDSQSIMSLLQDRQGYIWIGTVEGGLFRHNGRRAVRYTNDPANPASLPAGRVGSLHEDTQGRIWIGTDEGLARFEPETNGFTRFLPPSAQRNTRIIRHIIGDGAQGLWLATWGGLQHLDPASGKLRMYQADPARSDAIAHNDVNAIAQDAAGGLWAANWPGGLSYLAPGAQGFTHLRLDSEQQPDAKLNDVRAMRFGPDGRLWMGTDGGLVVWQSGTPWSERRRLDGVRGRVNAIYFDNHHNVWVSTRTEGLLRWTLDMVHVQTYTHRAEDKHSVPSNAVNAVMEDRNGTLWLGSFTDGVWRANLGNYGLERIIPRDIAPESFPSSNFVRSMAAAQDGGLWLGVDDGLLLFEPTAKRIVQHYSATSSNGALNHNSVYSLYQQPENGPLWVGTSKGLNRLDPRSGRLSAVRFDIAADNFVNTIAPGRGGVLWLGTGASLMRYDPAGGAMLRYVHTDGQPDSRSISEASAVLEDAQGRVWVGEFFRGSGLDMMANNDGRFQHFRHDPQRPDSISSDKITCLYEDMVGTIWIGTARGLNRMVPGKDGTPQFHRYTGPGDPGPVLIESIESDRAGILWISTVRGLSRLDPNTGAFTQYSADDGLTDGLHQSSSARTSDGRLYFGGTTGITAVYPELPLRTPTVPPATISDIRIYERSLSQGQRPEGVILEGPVTQPRALTVPWSAAVLTLEFAALHYAAPKRNSYAYWMEGFDRQWVRADASQPVASYTNLAPGSYRFHLLAYTHKGMVSKEFVLPITVTPPFWSTWWFRTGAILLVIVAMAILYRLRVQALHRRAQRLEALVALRTKELEESNRKLTALSSTDALTGLANRRSFDEALAREWGRAQRAGEPLALAMVDVDCFKLYNDSYGHQAGDACLRQVACVLGDGVHRAADVAARYGGEEFAFIAPLNGAVQAAEMAEKIRAAIEALAIPHERSVTGRGCVTVSIGVAAIVPSDKQGPELLIKAADQALYRAKDSGRNCVMQVQLGHQQHAENLADTL
- a CDS encoding MATE family efflux transporter yields the protein MPASKTPIRTPPMFNLAWPLLVELGLAIASSVVGTALAARISDEAGGAFAIASQVSAALFILFRIIGAGVSVVVTQNLGGGQREAADKVACAVVGASTWLGAITGLIAMVGANGLLHLLNTPAEVLPLAAPFLVALGPAMLFDAWNASMAGVMRAHLRTRDTLVVLIIMHVSHLLLALPMMYGWGPVPAMGLPGYAVALAISRMIGLALHLLMWRVHLHISVARDDWWRLPRRELAAVLHIGLPGAAENIAWRLAFMVSVATAAELGARALATQAYVLQLMGGVMMFSIATGLAVEIVVGYLIGAGRLREAHKVVKRSLARGLVVCVLIAGAAALSGPWLLGWFTRDREIIAAGATLLWITVLLEPGRTFNLVVINALRASGDARFPVMAGAFSMLFVLAGGSWLLGVVLGWGLPGVWIAYAADEWIRGLIMWRRWQTHAWVPHARTSRKRLRPDIVVEG
- a CDS encoding EAL domain-containing protein, which translates into the protein MIRNFLRRTGFQRQLTLIVSAAILGLAVFSALMNAWAANSRMRDHFIDQGQRIADNLARQSTLALLFHSAENARDVVNATLAFPDVAGLQIMDARRKVLLSRAQGGARLDAAIFGAAPPAHAAMAGENADGWVFAAPVYGGQAEASPFELQDSQQQLLGYVHVQLSKATLNKLTWSLLLGNLGLTLSFAVLLLVVARLLTRHMLNPLNALSRLMRRAEAGESGMRATPAGPRDLIEMGQAFNQMMNVLEQREEELKGSRDAAVNMAQMKAQFAATVSHEVRTPLNGVVGMLDMLKETRLTPRQQEFVDVAWNSSRTLIALINNILDFSKMEAGKLTLEEAEFSLAALLAEVVELLGRPAQQKGVGVGWIVAADVPDHVIGDSLRLRQILINLAGNAVKFTERGEVTISVALAAAEPLMLAFEVRDTGIGMSEDVQRRLFEAYMQPDPSATRRYGGTGLGLAICKQLVELLGGEIGVRSVAGSGTTFSFSIPSSTAPPLQIQAQVEAQVLAATVPHGAPRALPPRQFRVLIAEDNRTNQMVAAGMLAMNGCVCEFAADGVEAVRAAQRERFDLILMDCSMPEMDGYEATAHIRLAEQALGRRTPLVAMTANTQSGDAEKCLAAGMDDYLAKPITLVELRHKLEKWLPHGGPSATAAGAMDAAAPASAPRIHAPRAAGQAPVDLEVFDKLRDVLGDSLPHAVTPYLEDAPACLDELAQAVRIGDAEAARIHAHSLKGSSGNFGAKTLAQLAHEAEQFASAGQPESILPLLQPLNEQYQAVAAFLRAELNYADADALHLSEDTPQVLVVDDDRSTRSTLRHTLQRDGFRVEEASDGQQALAMLTRFQPDVILMDAMMPVMDGFTACARMQELPNGADIPVLMITALQDNSSVERAFAAGASDYIPKPIHYAVLSQRVRRIIEANRAEKRIRHLAYNDVLTSLPNRTLFFELLGKSIDRARAAGQQVAVLFMDLDRFKYVNDNLGHDVGDRLLQGVAQRVRQTVRADDSVARLGGDEFTVVLNELDSPAAAATAAHNIVRALAAPFPIDGHEIFVTASVGIAMFPHDGGDVATLVKHADSAMYRAKRTNTGFQFYESSMEHSISEHVRLESDLRRAMEQRHQLEVFYQPQACLASGRIIGMEALVRWRHPVRGMIPPADFIPLAEETGIINQLGDWVLRTACAQLQQFIRNGLPEMRVAVNLSVRQLLQKDFAASVEAVLADTGLPPHLLELEITESTLMENAQDTLAALHRLRELGVRLSIDDFGTGYSSLSYLKRFPVDIIKIDRSFVQDLPQDSDDAAIVSAIIALAHSLRLHVVAEGVETDAQMAFLARRSCDMMQGYHLSPAVPAEQFEELARRAIKKLNTETAP